One Rhizobium rhododendri DNA segment encodes these proteins:
- a CDS encoding DMT family transporter — translation MTAPYSPLRGVLVAFAAYAVFAFSDASIKILHGALPSYQVTFIGALFGIAALPFLKTKNDTWSDIVKTSNRPLWMLRFVCGAIGSICSVVAFTKLPMAEAFALLFLLPSFVTILSVIFLKEDVRWQRWTAVTIGFVGVLIVLRPGFRELTIGHFCAAAGGLTAAISIVIFRAMGPSEKRLSLYGAALFGVLVISGLLMLTDLALPTPRQWVFLASYGLLGAAGNVLLMNAAKMAPASLVAPPQYSQMIWAILFGYLIFEDHIDAPMAVGIVLIIFSGLLTLLRERKRKTSLPTAVASADSQAALVTLEDPGDPAAKEVRAENR, via the coding sequence ATGACGGCACCCTATTCTCCCCTCCGCGGCGTGCTTGTCGCTTTCGCCGCCTATGCCGTTTTCGCGTTCAGCGATGCGTCGATCAAGATCCTGCACGGCGCCCTGCCCTCCTATCAGGTGACCTTCATCGGCGCGCTGTTCGGGATAGCCGCCCTGCCCTTCCTGAAGACCAAGAACGATACGTGGTCGGATATCGTCAAGACGTCGAACCGGCCGCTCTGGATGCTGCGCTTCGTCTGTGGGGCGATCGGCTCCATCTGCTCGGTTGTTGCCTTCACCAAGCTACCGATGGCCGAAGCCTTCGCGCTGCTGTTCCTGCTGCCGTCGTTCGTGACCATCCTGTCGGTAATCTTCCTGAAGGAGGACGTCCGCTGGCAGCGCTGGACGGCTGTTACCATCGGCTTTGTCGGTGTCCTCATCGTGCTGCGGCCCGGCTTCCGCGAACTGACGATCGGCCATTTCTGCGCGGCTGCCGGTGGTCTCACCGCCGCCATCTCGATCGTCATCTTCAGGGCCATGGGCCCGAGCGAGAAGCGCCTCTCGCTTTACGGCGCGGCGTTGTTCGGCGTGCTGGTGATCAGCGGCTTGCTGATGCTCACCGATCTCGCCTTGCCGACGCCGCGGCAGTGGGTGTTTCTCGCCAGCTACGGCCTTCTCGGCGCTGCCGGTAACGTGCTGCTGATGAATGCCGCCAAGATGGCGCCGGCAAGCCTTGTGGCGCCGCCGCAATATAGCCAGATGATCTGGGCGATCCTGTTCGGCTACCTGATTTTCGAAGATCACATCGATGCGCCGATGGCTGTCGGCATCGTGCTGATCATCTTCTCGGGCCTGCTAACGCTGCTGCGCGAACGCAAGCGCAAGACGTCGCTGCCGACGGCGGTGGCCTCCGCCGACAGCCAGGCCGCGCTGGTGACGCTCGAAGACCCCGGCGATCCGGCCGCAAAGGAAGTCCGCGCCGAAAACCGCTGA
- a CDS encoding YihY/virulence factor BrkB family protein, giving the protein MGEQDGTAALTEGPALGEAGRGRDAETPSQIPMKGLKDVLWRVVSEVMEDRVTLIAAGVTYYLLLAMFPALGALVSIYGFVSDPTTIATHIGFLSQIFPRGSFDLILSQLTALTQQKPGTLSIGFVTGLLIALWSANNGVKALCDAMNVAYGEEEKRGIVEFNLLSLAFTFGLLIFAVVLIFAIGVIPAILSFIWLGEWTDLLTRLARWPIILGLVMSGIMLLYNYGPSRQPAKVVWLSWGAVFSTLLWLLSSFVFSYYLDHFADYNATYGTLGALIGFMVWIWISVIIIIVGAEINAELEHQTREDSTTGPPRPMGERGAYVADTLGKTAD; this is encoded by the coding sequence GTGGGCGAACAGGATGGGACGGCGGCTTTGACCGAGGGACCGGCGTTGGGCGAGGCTGGACGCGGGCGAGACGCCGAGACGCCGAGCCAGATCCCGATGAAGGGCCTGAAGGACGTCCTCTGGCGGGTCGTCTCGGAAGTGATGGAGGACCGGGTGACGCTGATTGCGGCGGGCGTCACCTACTATCTGCTGCTTGCGATGTTTCCGGCGCTGGGCGCGCTGGTCTCGATCTACGGTTTCGTGTCCGATCCGACGACCATCGCCACCCATATCGGTTTCCTGTCGCAGATCTTCCCGCGCGGCTCCTTCGATCTCATCCTGTCGCAGCTGACGGCTCTGACCCAGCAGAAGCCGGGGACGCTGAGCATTGGCTTCGTCACCGGCCTGCTGATCGCGCTGTGGAGCGCCAATAACGGCGTCAAGGCACTCTGCGACGCCATGAACGTCGCTTACGGCGAGGAAGAAAAGCGGGGAATCGTCGAGTTCAACCTTCTGTCGCTCGCCTTCACCTTCGGGCTGCTGATCTTCGCCGTCGTACTGATCTTTGCCATCGGCGTCATTCCGGCGATCCTCTCGTTCATCTGGCTCGGCGAATGGACCGATCTGCTGACGAGGCTGGCGCGCTGGCCGATCATCCTTGGCCTGGTGATGTCGGGCATCATGCTGCTTTATAACTACGGCCCGAGCCGACAGCCGGCCAAGGTCGTCTGGCTCAGCTGGGGTGCTGTCTTCAGCACGCTGCTATGGCTGCTGTCGTCCTTCGTGTTTTCCTATTACCTCGACCATTTTGCCGACTACAACGCCACCTACGGCACGCTCGGCGCGCTGATCGGCTTCATGGTGTGGATATGGATCTCGGTCATCATCATCATCGTCGGAGCCGAGATCAACGCCGAACTCGAACACCAGACGCGCGAGGATTCGACCACCGGCCCGCCGCGCCCGATGGGCGAACGCGGCGCCTATGTCGCCGATACGCTCGGCAAGACTGCAGACTAG
- a CDS encoding ABC transporter permease: protein MSNSIDTDGLPGRRLREKFPLAALILERLILSIVLLFAVSLLIFVGLQALPGDFASTYLGQSATPQAIANIRDQLGLNLPLLSRYLSWLGHAMVGDFGTSWASQNSVSEQIGLRLGNSLFLAGFAALISVPLAVGLGMLSVHFRNRMPDKIINIVSLAAISLPEFFIGYLLIMFFAVKFGVATFPATVYAEMSLYDRLQAIALPTATLVLVVLAHMMRMTRAAILSVMSSAYMETAELKGLSAFRSIVRHAAPNALAPIINVVALNLAYLVVGVVVVEVVFVYPGMGQYMVDAVTVRDMPVVQACGLIFAAVYILLNMVADILAIVANPRLRHPR, encoded by the coding sequence ATGTCCAATTCGATCGACACCGACGGTCTTCCCGGCCGCAGGCTGCGCGAGAAGTTTCCACTGGCGGCGCTGATCCTCGAGCGTCTCATCCTCAGCATAGTCCTGCTGTTTGCCGTCTCGCTGCTGATCTTCGTCGGCCTCCAGGCGCTGCCCGGCGATTTCGCCTCCACCTATCTCGGCCAGTCGGCGACGCCTCAGGCAATCGCCAACATCCGCGATCAGCTGGGACTCAACCTGCCGCTGCTGTCGCGCTATCTGTCGTGGCTCGGCCATGCCATGGTCGGCGACTTCGGTACCTCCTGGGCGAGCCAGAATTCGGTCAGCGAGCAGATCGGCCTCAGGCTCGGTAATTCGCTGTTTCTCGCCGGATTTGCGGCATTGATCTCCGTGCCGCTGGCCGTCGGGCTCGGCATGCTGTCGGTGCATTTCCGCAACCGGATGCCGGACAAGATCATCAACATCGTGTCGCTGGCGGCGATCTCGCTGCCTGAGTTTTTCATCGGCTACCTGCTGATCATGTTCTTCGCCGTAAAGTTCGGCGTCGCCACCTTCCCGGCCACCGTCTATGCCGAAATGAGCCTCTACGACCGGCTGCAAGCAATTGCCCTGCCGACGGCAACGCTGGTTCTCGTCGTGCTCGCCCACATGATGCGGATGACGCGGGCGGCGATCCTCTCGGTGATGTCGTCCGCATATATGGAGACGGCGGAACTGAAGGGCCTTAGCGCCTTCCGCTCCATCGTCCGGCATGCGGCGCCGAATGCGCTGGCGCCGATCATCAACGTCGTGGCGCTGAACCTTGCCTATCTCGTCGTCGGCGTTGTCGTGGTCGAGGTGGTGTTCGTCTATCCCGGCATGGGCCAGTACATGGTGGACGCCGTGACGGTGCGCGACATGCCCGTCGTCCAGGCTTGCGGCCTAATCTTCGCTGCCGTCTACATCCTCTTGAACATGGTGGCCGACATCCTTGCCATTGTCGCCAACCCCCGTCTGAGGCATCCGCGATGA
- a CDS encoding GIY-YIG nuclease family protein, whose product MKGYVYILASKRNGTLYIGVTRDMAGRLYDHQNELTPGFTSRHGVKTLVWFEEHDLLTAAITREKTMKKWPRQWKLNLIETTNPDWQDISHYLHGL is encoded by the coding sequence ATGAAAGGCTACGTCTACATACTCGCATCGAAACGCAACGGTACGCTTTACATCGGCGTGACTCGGGATATGGCCGGCCGGCTTTACGACCACCAGAATGAACTGACCCCCGGCTTCACCTCGCGACACGGTGTGAAAACGCTGGTCTGGTTCGAGGAGCACGATCTGCTGACAGCCGCGATCACCCGCGAGAAAACGATGAAAAAGTGGCCCCGACAATGGAAGCTCAACCTGATCGAGACCACCAACCCCGATTGGCAAGACATCTCCCACTATCTTCACGGCCTGTAG
- the htpG gene encoding molecular chaperone HtpG — MTSTTPEEIAMTTAAETPVENHAFEADVSRLLHLMVHSIYSDKDVFLRELISNAADACEKLRYEAIAAPELLAGDPASRIRLTLDEENLGFVLEDNGIGMSRDDLIEALGTIARSGTRAFMEMVEAAKGKDGAQLIGQFGIGFYSAFMVADRVDVISRRAGSDEAWMWSSDGKGTYTITAVPLEQAPARGTRITLALMEDAQSYASRWTVERIVKEQSGHVPVPIEIVEKPGEEPKQIADGSALWTKQKSDISKEEYTDFYRGLSGQFDEPAVTVHFRAEGRHEYTGLAFVPNSPPFDLFDPDRKGRIKLYVKRVFITDDADLLPRYLRFVRGLIDTSDLPLNVSREMIQQSPILAAIRKGLTSRILTSLEKLAESDNDTFIKVWEAFGTVLKEGIYEDYERRAQLMALARFKSTASGDGYRSLADYVKDMKEGQTAIYYLAGGNTAQLAASPHIEGFRARGVEVLLLTDPVDSFWVTNAPDFDGKSFKSVSQGSADLADIKKADGEAQPKAETTQLVSDFIAFAKTTLGDALSDVRASDRLTESAVCLVAPEHGPDRQLEKILQGAGRLDAAAKPVLEINPDHALITALAGTAGQDAAFQTDAVQLLLDQARILDGDKPEDPRAFSDRLSRVLERALKS, encoded by the coding sequence ATGACATCGACAACGCCTGAAGAGATTGCCATGACGACTGCTGCCGAGACCCCCGTGGAAAATCACGCCTTCGAAGCCGATGTATCCAGGCTTCTTCACCTGATGGTTCACTCGATCTACTCGGACAAGGACGTATTCCTGCGCGAGTTGATTTCGAACGCTGCCGACGCCTGCGAGAAGCTGCGGTACGAGGCCATAGCAGCGCCCGAACTGCTGGCCGGCGACCCTGCCTCGAGGATCAGGCTGACGCTCGACGAGGAGAACCTCGGCTTCGTGCTCGAGGATAACGGCATCGGCATGAGCCGCGACGACTTGATCGAGGCGCTCGGCACCATCGCCCGCTCCGGTACCCGCGCCTTCATGGAGATGGTCGAGGCGGCCAAGGGCAAGGACGGCGCCCAGCTGATCGGCCAGTTCGGCATCGGCTTCTATTCCGCCTTCATGGTTGCCGATCGCGTCGACGTCATCTCGCGGCGCGCCGGATCGGATGAAGCCTGGATGTGGTCGTCCGACGGCAAGGGCACCTATACTATTACCGCCGTTCCCCTCGAGCAGGCACCGGCGCGCGGCACGCGGATCACGCTGGCGCTGATGGAAGATGCCCAGTCCTACGCCTCGCGCTGGACTGTCGAGCGCATCGTCAAGGAACAGTCCGGCCATGTGCCGGTGCCGATCGAGATCGTCGAGAAGCCCGGCGAGGAGCCGAAGCAGATCGCCGACGGCTCAGCGCTCTGGACCAAGCAGAAGAGCGACATCAGCAAGGAGGAATACACCGATTTCTATCGCGGCCTCTCCGGCCAGTTCGACGAGCCGGCCGTCACCGTGCATTTCCGCGCCGAGGGTCGCCACGAATATACCGGGCTTGCCTTCGTGCCGAACTCGCCTCCCTTCGATCTCTTCGATCCCGACCGCAAGGGCCGCATCAAGCTTTACGTCAAGCGCGTCTTCATCACCGACGACGCCGACCTTTTGCCGCGCTACCTGCGCTTCGTGCGCGGCCTGATCGATACGTCGGACCTGCCGCTCAATGTGTCGCGCGAGATGATCCAGCAGAGCCCGATCCTTGCCGCCATCCGCAAGGGCCTGACCAGCCGCATCCTCACCAGCCTCGAGAAGCTGGCCGAAAGCGACAACGACACCTTCATCAAGGTCTGGGAAGCCTTCGGCACCGTGCTGAAGGAAGGCATCTACGAGGATTACGAGCGCCGCGCCCAGCTGATGGCTCTGGCCCGCTTCAAGAGCACGGCGTCCGGCGACGGATACCGGTCGCTTGCCGACTACGTCAAGGACATGAAGGAAGGCCAGACGGCGATCTACTATCTCGCCGGCGGCAATACGGCCCAGCTGGCAGCTTCCCCGCATATCGAAGGTTTCCGCGCCCGGGGCGTCGAAGTGCTGCTGCTCACCGATCCCGTCGACAGCTTCTGGGTGACCAATGCACCCGATTTCGATGGAAAGAGCTTCAAGTCGGTATCGCAGGGATCAGCCGATCTCGCCGACATAAAAAAAGCCGATGGCGAAGCCCAGCCGAAGGCCGAGACGACGCAGCTGGTCAGCGACTTTATCGCCTTTGCCAAGACGACGCTCGGAGATGCACTCTCAGATGTCAGGGCCTCCGACCGGCTGACCGAAAGCGCCGTATGCCTCGTTGCCCCCGAGCATGGCCCGGACCGGCAGCTCGAAAAAATCCTGCAGGGTGCCGGCCGCCTCGACGCCGCCGCCAAGCCGGTGCTGGAAATCAACCCGGACCACGCGCTGATTACCGCGCTTGCCGGCACTGCCGGACAGGACGCGGCGTTCCAGACGGATGCCGTGCAGTTGCTGCTCGACCAGGCGCGCATCCTCGACGGCGACAAGCCCGAGGACCCGCGGGCGTTTTCTGATCGCCTGTCGCGGGTGCTGGAGCGCGCCCTGAAGTCGTAA
- a CDS encoding GlxA family transcriptional regulator: protein MLTSSNAPLDIDLLILPETNLILIASVIEPLRGANRIAGSEIYRWRLFTPDGAPVQTTSNIQIPVDAAFRPARETTPLFVLGAYNWQRSATPALKMQLSQTARYRTVIAGIESGTWLLAEASLLDNVAATTHWEDFDDFAAAYPQVRMVRERFVIDGKRITTGGSLPTVDLMLEIIRRRQGYSLALEVTRLFIYEQAGSRSNTQVMPSTAAFGMNDPRVAHAVRLMEETVEQPLSLTRLARRAGLSARHLQTLFRESVGVAPHVHYLALRLNAARRKVIETPATFADIAAATGFNSASAFSRSYRTQFAESPSQTRNRIGRRV from the coding sequence ATGCTGACCTCGTCGAATGCCCCGCTGGATATCGACCTGCTGATCCTGCCGGAGACCAACCTGATCCTGATCGCCTCGGTCATCGAGCCGCTGCGAGGCGCCAACCGCATTGCCGGCAGCGAGATCTACCGGTGGCGATTGTTCACCCCCGACGGCGCTCCGGTGCAGACGACGAGTAATATCCAAATCCCTGTAGACGCCGCCTTCCGTCCGGCCAGGGAGACGACGCCGCTGTTCGTGCTCGGCGCCTACAACTGGCAGCGCAGCGCCACGCCGGCCCTGAAGATGCAGCTGTCCCAGACCGCGCGTTATCGCACGGTCATCGCCGGCATCGAATCCGGAACATGGCTGCTGGCGGAAGCAAGCCTGCTCGACAACGTGGCGGCCACGACCCATTGGGAGGATTTCGACGATTTTGCCGCAGCCTATCCGCAGGTACGGATGGTGCGCGAACGCTTCGTCATCGACGGCAAGCGCATCACCACCGGCGGCTCGCTGCCAACAGTCGACCTGATGCTCGAAATCATCCGGCGGCGGCAGGGCTATTCGCTGGCACTGGAGGTAACCCGGCTCTTCATCTACGAGCAGGCCGGTTCCCGCAGCAACACGCAGGTCATGCCGTCGACGGCAGCGTTCGGGATGAACGATCCCCGCGTCGCTCACGCGGTGCGGCTCATGGAAGAGACCGTCGAGCAGCCCCTGTCGCTCACCCGCCTCGCCAGGCGCGCAGGGCTCAGCGCCCGTCATCTGCAAACGCTGTTCCGCGAAAGCGTCGGCGTTGCGCCCCACGTCCACTACCTCGCGCTCCGCCTCAACGCCGCCCGCCGCAAGGTGATCGAGACACCCGCCACCTTCGCCGACATCGCCGCCGCCACCGGCTTCAACTCCGCCTCCGCCTTCTCCCGCAGCTACCGCACCCAGTTCGCCGAAAGCCCCTCCCAAACCCGCAACCGCATCGGCCGGAGGGTTTGA
- a CDS encoding tyrosine phosphatase family protein produces the protein MKTLNLPKRYICGIDELAARSGHGITHVLSLVDPELPEMEHFEAYGSTRRLVLKMHDIIEPKPGMILPEKSHMKSILEFGHLVETESNSFGSLLVHCHMGVSRSTAAMVAIMAQAHPEEAEDHVFETLRRIRPQAWPNSLMIRYADEQLDREGKLTAALRRHYAVQLATTPDVGTWMSSLGRQREVDMAE, from the coding sequence ATGAAAACCTTGAATCTGCCCAAGCGGTATATCTGCGGCATCGACGAGCTGGCAGCGCGGTCCGGGCATGGCATTACCCATGTCCTGTCGCTGGTGGATCCGGAGCTTCCGGAGATGGAGCATTTCGAAGCCTATGGCAGCACCCGCCGCCTCGTCTTGAAGATGCACGATATCATCGAGCCCAAGCCCGGCATGATCCTGCCGGAAAAATCGCACATGAAATCCATTCTCGAATTCGGCCATCTGGTCGAGACCGAAAGCAACTCCTTCGGCTCGCTGCTGGTCCATTGCCATATGGGCGTATCGCGCTCGACCGCTGCGATGGTAGCGATCATGGCGCAGGCCCATCCGGAAGAGGCGGAAGATCACGTCTTCGAAACGCTCCGCCGCATCCGCCCGCAAGCCTGGCCGAACTCGCTGATGATCCGCTACGCCGACGAACAGCTCGACCGCGAGGGCAAGCTCACCGCCGCGCTGCGCCGCCACTACGCCGTGCAGCTGGCAACGACCCCCGACGTCGGCACCTGGATGAGCTCGCTCGGACGCCAACGCGAAGTCGACATGGCAGAATGA
- a CDS encoding 3-keto-5-aminohexanoate cleavage protein: MPLAMNRDVFITCAVTGAGDTASKSAHVPVTPKQIAESAIDAARAGAAIVHCHVRDPETGAGSRRIELYREVTDRIRASEVDVVLNLTAGMGGDMIFGDVENPLPLNPVGTDMGGATDRVAHVAECLPEICTLDCGTMNFSLGDYVMTNTPGMLRAMAKKMTDLGVRPEIEAFDTGHLWFAKQLVEEGLIEDPVLIQLCMGIPWGAPDDLNTFMAMVNNVPPSWTFSAFSIGRNAMAYPAAAILAGGNVRVGLEDNLYVGKGKLATNAQLVEKAVTVVEGMGGRIIGPDEVRRKLKLTKR, translated from the coding sequence ATGCCTCTTGCCATGAATCGCGATGTGTTCATCACCTGTGCCGTTACCGGTGCCGGCGATACGGCTTCGAAGTCCGCCCATGTGCCGGTTACCCCGAAGCAGATCGCCGAATCCGCCATCGATGCCGCAAGGGCCGGCGCTGCCATCGTCCATTGTCATGTTCGCGATCCCGAAACCGGTGCCGGCAGCCGCCGCATCGAGCTTTATCGGGAGGTCACGGACCGCATCCGCGCCTCCGAGGTCGACGTCGTGCTGAACCTGACGGCGGGCATGGGCGGCGACATGATTTTCGGCGACGTCGAAAATCCACTGCCGCTCAATCCTGTCGGCACCGACATGGGCGGCGCCACGGACCGTGTTGCCCACGTCGCCGAGTGCCTGCCGGAAATCTGCACGCTCGACTGCGGCACGATGAATTTCTCGCTTGGCGACTACGTGATGACCAACACGCCGGGCATGCTGCGCGCCATGGCGAAGAAGATGACCGACCTCGGCGTCCGCCCGGAGATCGAGGCCTTCGACACCGGCCACCTTTGGTTTGCCAAGCAGCTGGTCGAGGAAGGCTTGATCGAGGACCCGGTGTTGATTCAGCTCTGCATGGGTATCCCGTGGGGAGCGCCCGACGATCTCAATACCTTCATGGCGATGGTCAACAACGTGCCGCCGAGCTGGACATTTTCGGCGTTCTCGATCGGCCGCAACGCCATGGCCTATCCGGCAGCCGCCATCCTTGCCGGCGGCAACGTCCGCGTCGGGCTGGAGGATAATCTCTATGTCGGCAAGGGAAAGCTCGCCACCAATGCCCAGCTGGTCGAAAAAGCCGTCACCGTCGTCGAAGGCATGGGCGGTCGCATTATCGGGCCGGACGAGGTCCGGCGGAAGCTGAAGCTGACAAAGCGGTAG
- a CDS encoding ABC transporter substrate-binding protein, whose product MSEFTKYLTGRVTSGGMNRREFMGRAMAAGITLAAADAMFATSAMAQTPKKGGHLKLGLEGGSSTDSIDPASATSQVMFVAVRTWGDTLVETHPQTRKPLPALAESWTSSPDAKIWTFKIRKGVQFHDGKEMTIDDVVATLHRHSDEKSKSGALGMMKSLTKIENQNGDLVITLDQGNADMPALLTDYHLVIQPNGGMDNPTAAIGTGAYKVANFQAGVRMTFEKNPNDWRTDRGYVDSVELITMNDATARVAALTSGQVHCINRIDPKTVNLLKRAPNVQLLTTAGGGHYVFIMHCDTAPFDNNDLRLALKYAIDREEMVKRILGGYGSLGNDFPINSTYALFPDGIEQRKYDPDKAKFHYKKSGHDGSILMRTSEVAFPGAVDASVLFQQSAKKAGINLEIKREPADGYWTNVWNKQPFSASYWGSRATQDQFYSGAYLSTADWNDTRFKRPDFDKLLVSARAELDETKRKDLYRQMAMMVRDEGGTILPMFNDFVNAGSKKLMNYVQDIGNDMSNGYVATRVWLDA is encoded by the coding sequence ATGAGCGAGTTTACGAAATATCTGACCGGTCGTGTCACCTCGGGGGGCATGAACCGCCGCGAATTCATGGGTCGCGCCATGGCCGCCGGTATCACGCTTGCCGCCGCCGACGCGATGTTTGCCACCAGCGCCATGGCGCAGACGCCGAAAAAGGGCGGCCACCTGAAGCTCGGGCTGGAGGGCGGCTCGTCGACCGACAGCATCGATCCGGCCTCGGCCACCTCGCAGGTCATGTTCGTCGCGGTACGCACCTGGGGCGACACGCTGGTCGAAACCCATCCGCAGACCCGCAAGCCACTTCCGGCACTTGCCGAATCCTGGACATCGTCGCCTGACGCCAAGATCTGGACCTTCAAGATCCGCAAGGGCGTGCAGTTCCACGATGGCAAGGAAATGACCATCGACGACGTCGTCGCCACCCTGCACCGCCATTCCGACGAGAAGTCGAAGTCCGGCGCTCTCGGCATGATGAAGTCGCTGACCAAGATCGAGAACCAGAACGGCGATCTCGTCATCACCCTCGACCAGGGCAATGCCGACATGCCGGCGCTCCTGACCGACTACCACCTCGTCATCCAGCCGAACGGCGGCATGGACAACCCGACGGCAGCGATCGGCACCGGCGCCTACAAGGTGGCCAATTTCCAGGCCGGCGTTCGCATGACCTTTGAGAAGAACCCGAACGACTGGCGCACGGATCGCGGTTATGTCGACAGCGTCGAACTGATCACCATGAACGACGCGACGGCCCGCGTCGCCGCCCTCACCTCCGGCCAGGTCCACTGCATCAACCGCATCGATCCAAAGACGGTCAACCTTCTGAAACGCGCCCCGAACGTCCAGCTTCTGACGACGGCCGGCGGCGGTCACTACGTCTTCATCATGCACTGCGACACCGCACCGTTCGACAACAACGACCTGCGTCTCGCGCTGAAATACGCCATCGACCGCGAGGAAATGGTCAAGCGCATCCTTGGCGGCTACGGTTCGCTCGGCAACGACTTCCCGATCAACAGCACCTATGCGCTGTTCCCCGATGGCATCGAGCAGCGCAAGTACGATCCGGACAAGGCGAAGTTCCACTACAAGAAGTCCGGCCATGACGGCTCGATTCTGATGCGGACCTCCGAAGTTGCCTTCCCCGGTGCCGTCGATGCGTCCGTGCTGTTCCAGCAGAGCGCCAAGAAGGCCGGCATCAACCTCGAGATCAAGCGCGAGCCGGCCGATGGCTACTGGACCAACGTCTGGAACAAGCAGCCGTTCAGCGCTTCCTACTGGGGCAGCCGCGCGACGCAGGACCAGTTCTATTCCGGCGCCTATCTGTCAACCGCCGACTGGAACGACACCCGTTTCAAGCGCCCGGATTTCGACAAGCTGCTGGTATCGGCCCGTGCCGAACTGGACGAGACCAAGCGCAAAGACCTCTATCGCCAGATGGCCATGATGGTCCGCGACGAAGGCGGCACCATCCTGCCGATGTTCAACGACTTCGTGAACGCCGGTTCGAAGAAGCTGATGAACTATGTCCAGGACATCGGCAACGACATGTCGAACGGCTATGTCGCCACCCGCGTCTGGCTCGACGCCTGA
- a CDS encoding carnitine 3-dehydrogenase — protein sequence MTKINRAACIGGGVIGGGWIARFLLAGIDVKVFDPHPDAQRIVGEVLANAERAYAMLTGAPLPARGQLTFTASLEEAVADADWIQESVPERLDLKRGVLNQIDAAARPDALIGSSTSGLLPSELQRDMRHPERLFVAHPYNPVYLLPLVEIVGGEKTSAETIRAAMERLVPIGMKGVHIAKEIEAFVGDRLLEALWREALWLIRDDICTVETLDDVIRYSFGLRWAQMGLFETYRIAGGEAGMRHFLAQFGPCLAWPWSKLTDVVDLDDALVEKIGRQSDEQAGGRSIRELERIRDENLVGILQTLKGGDGGNGWGAGKLLKDFEDGLWAEGGKRDTLHDTARPLTLVETKVSPAWVDYNGHMTEHRYLQVFGDTSDALLRLVGVDLAYVRDGHSYYTVETHIRHLGEAKLGQPIHATCQILFADDKRLQVFHTIHNSETGEAIATAEQMLLHVDSKAAKAMPAPEIILNRIMAIAGAHATLPPPEGVGRHVGQKRQG from the coding sequence ATGACCAAAATCAATAGAGCGGCCTGCATCGGCGGTGGCGTTATCGGCGGGGGGTGGATTGCCCGGTTTCTTCTGGCCGGCATCGACGTCAAGGTGTTCGATCCGCATCCGGACGCGCAGCGGATTGTCGGCGAAGTGCTGGCCAATGCCGAGCGGGCCTATGCGATGCTGACCGGGGCGCCGCTGCCGGCGCGGGGTCAGCTGACGTTCACGGCAAGCCTCGAGGAGGCGGTTGCCGATGCGGACTGGATCCAGGAGAGCGTGCCGGAGCGGCTCGACCTCAAGCGCGGCGTGCTCAACCAGATCGATGCGGCCGCCCGGCCGGACGCGCTGATCGGCTCCTCCACCTCGGGCCTGCTGCCGAGCGAATTGCAGCGCGACATGCGCCACCCGGAACGCCTGTTCGTCGCCCATCCCTACAACCCGGTCTACCTGCTGCCGCTGGTCGAGATCGTCGGTGGCGAGAAGACCTCCGCCGAAACGATCAGGGCGGCAATGGAGCGTCTGGTGCCCATCGGCATGAAGGGCGTCCATATCGCCAAGGAGATCGAGGCGTTTGTCGGCGACCGCCTGCTGGAGGCGCTGTGGCGCGAGGCGCTGTGGCTGATCAGGGACGATATCTGCACGGTCGAAACGCTCGACGACGTCATCCGCTATTCCTTCGGCCTGCGCTGGGCGCAGATGGGGCTGTTCGAGACCTATCGCATTGCCGGGGGTGAAGCCGGCATGCGGCATTTCCTCGCGCAGTTCGGCCCGTGCCTCGCCTGGCCCTGGAGCAAGCTCACCGATGTCGTCGATCTCGACGACGCGCTGGTGGAAAAGATCGGCCGGCAATCTGACGAGCAGGCCGGCGGTCGCTCGATCCGCGAACTCGAGCGCATCCGTGACGAAAACCTCGTCGGCATCCTGCAGACGCTGAAGGGCGGCGACGGCGGCAATGGCTGGGGTGCCGGCAAGCTGCTGAAGGATTTCGAGGATGGCCTCTGGGCCGAGGGCGGCAAGCGCGATACGCTGCACGACACGGCGCGGCCGCTGACACTGGTGGAGACCAAGGTCAGCCCGGCCTGGGTCGACTATAACGGCCACATGACGGAACACCGCTATCTGCAGGTGTTCGGCGACACGTCGGATGCGCTGCTGCGGCTCGTCGGCGTCGATCTCGCCTATGTCCGGGACGGTCACAGCTACTACACCGTCGAGACCCATATCCGGCATCTCGGTGAAGCGAAACTCGGACAGCCGATCCATGCCACCTGCCAGATTCTTTTCGCCGACGACAAGCGGCTGCAGGTTTTCCACACGATCCACAACAGCGAGACGGGCGAAGCGATCGCCACCGCAGAGCAGATGCTGCTGCACGTGGACTCCAAGGCTGCCAAGGCGATGCCGGCGCCGGAAATTATCTTGAACAGAATCATGGCCATCGCCGGTGCCCATGCGACGCTGCCTCCGCCGGAGGGAGTGGGACGGCATGTCGGGCAGAAACGACAGGGGTAG